A stretch of Carya illinoinensis cultivar Pawnee chromosome 14, C.illinoinensisPawnee_v1, whole genome shotgun sequence DNA encodes these proteins:
- the LOC122293881 gene encoding transmembrane protein 45B-like, whose product MGTLVGHVAPGFGFFIFGLWHLFNHIKLHAQFPNSYTSPPWFPTTKVKYLELFLIMGGCSASIAMELFIGPERHQPFDPDGTIPSNHLHNFEHSSISMTFFVYAAFAIVLDRIGPKAQLGLTQLLGAIAFAQQLLLFHLHSADHVGPEGQYHMLLQIVIFVSLATTLIGIGLPKSFLVSFVRSTSILFQGIWLMVMGFMLWTPELITKGCFMHLEEGHKVVRCSGNETLHRANSLVNIQFSWFLILITIFAACLYLIMVKAYGEKPEYVSLTKEEDEEEVADDVESQKKSKFGNSNSFIQMGKAFSLGDMER is encoded by the coding sequence ATGGGTACTTTGGTGGGACATGTTGCACCAGGCTTTGGCTTCTTCATCTTTGGCTTGTGGCATCTCTTTAACCACATCAAGCTCCACGCGCAGTTCCCAAATTCTTACACCTCTCCCCCATGGTTTCCCACCACGAAAGTCAAGTACTTGGAGCTCTTCCTGATCATGGGAGGTTGCTCTGCCTCCATAGCCATGGAGCTCTTCATCGGCCCGGAGAGACACCAGCCTTTTGATCCTGATGGAACCATCCCCTCCAACCATCTCCATAACTTCGAGCACTCTTCTATCTCAATGACTTTCTTCGTGTACGCCGCCTTTGCTATAGTTCTTGATCGAATTGGCCCCAAAGCTCAACTTGGGCTAACCCAATTGCTTGGAGCCATAGCCTTTGCACAgcagcttcttctttttcaccTTCACTCAGCTGACCACGTGGGCCCGGAAGGCCAATACCACATGCTTCTAcaaattgttatttttgtttctttagccACCACTCTCATCGGAATTGGCCTGCCTAAGAGTTTCTTGGTCAGCTTTGTAAGGTCAACCAGCATATTATTTCAAGGTATTTGGCTTATGGTCATGGGCTTCATGCTTTGGACCCCAGAATTGATTACTAAAGGCTGTTTTATGCACCTTGAAGAGGGTCACAAAGTGGTCAGGTGCTCCGGAAACGAAACACTTCATCGAGCTAATTCATTGGTCAACATTCAATTTAGCTGGTTCTTGATTTTAATCACAATTTTTGCAGCTTGCTTGTACTTGATTATGGTTAAAGCTTATGGCGAAAAGCCAGAGTATGTTTCATTGacaaaggaagaagatgaagaagaagtcGCTGATGATGTTGAGTCCCAAAAGAAGAGCAAATTTGGCAATTCAAATAGCTTTATCCAAATGGGAAAAGCCTTTTCACTTGGTGATATGGAAAGGTAG